One window of Vanessa atalanta chromosome 9, ilVanAtal1.2, whole genome shotgun sequence genomic DNA carries:
- the LOC125066380 gene encoding RNA-binding protein Rsf1-like, translated as MSSGGTRVYVGGLVEGIKKEDLEREFDKYGKLNSVWVALNPPGFAFIEFENMQEAEDACSAMNGFEMLGATLKVELSRKRDGPRRGGGNFRGGRGGNFRGRSFGGSPGGRSFGGGRPFNRNSQGNGYGSGNGGNFRSRSPLSRF; from the coding sequence aTGAGCTCAGGAGGAACTCGCGTGTATGTGGGCGGTCTCGTGGAGGGTATCAAAAAAGAAGATTTGGAACGAGAGTTCGATAAATACGGCAAGCTCAACTCCGTGTGGGTCGCACTTAACCCTCCAGGCTTTGCTTTCATTGAATTTGAAAACATGCAGGAGGCTGAAGACGCTTGTAGCGCGATGAATGGTTTTGAAATGCTAGGCGCGACATTAAAAGTAGAGTTATCGAGAAAAAGAGACGGTCCTCGTCGCGGCGGCGGTAACTTTAGAGGCGGTCGCGGGGGTAATTTCAGAGGACGCTCATTCGGAGGTTCCCCGGGTGGTCGATCTTTCGGGGGCGGGCGACCTTTTAACCGTAACAGCCAAGGTAACGGATATGGTTCAGGCAACGGTGGAAATTTCAGATCTAGGTCACCACTCtctcgattttaa